From one Lycium ferocissimum isolate CSIRO_LF1 chromosome 5, AGI_CSIRO_Lferr_CH_V1, whole genome shotgun sequence genomic stretch:
- the LOC132057406 gene encoding glucomannan 4-beta-mannosyltransferase 9-like has product MERISTTNFLPDTFYGTRDDITEQFAIMWGQIKAPLIVPLLRISVFLCLVMSVMLFIERVYMFVVITLVKLFGKKPEKKYKWEPLKDDVELGNSSYPMVLVQIPMYNEKEVYQLSIGAACGLSWPSDRIIVQVLDDSTDPITKNLVEIECQRWASKGINIKYEVRDNRSGYKAGALKEGLKHSYVKQCDYVAIFDADFQPEPDFLWRTIPFLVHNPELSLVQARWKYVNADECLMTRMQEMSLDYHFSVEQEVGSCTYAFFGFNGTAGVWRIAAIDEAGGWKDRTTVEDMDLAVRASLKGWKFLFLGSVKVKNELPSTLKAYRYQQHRWSCGPANLFRKMCMEIIRNKKVSLSKKVYVIYSFFFVRKVVAHIVTFVFYVVVLPATVLVPEVEVPKWGAVYIPAIITLLNAVGTPRSLHLLVFWILFENVMSLHRTKATLIGLLEAGRVNEWIVTEKLGDALKLKSAAKAFRKHRMRLGDRIHLLELAAGAYLFFCGCYDIAFGNNHYFLYLFIQAFAFFIVGFSQVGTFMPTS; this is encoded by the exons ATGGAGAGGATTTCAACAACAAATTTTCTACCTGATACATTTTATGGAACAAGAGATGATATAACAGAACAATTTGCTATAATGTGGGGACAAATTAAAGCTCCATTGATTGTCCCTCTCTTAAGAATTTCAGTGTTTTTGTGTCTTGTAATGTCTGTAATGTTGTTCATTGAAAGAGTTTACATGTTTGTTGTGATTACTTTGGTGAAACTCTTTGGTAAAAAACCAGAGAAAAAATACAAATGGGAGCCATTAAAAGATGATGTTGAGCTTGGGAATTCATCTTATCCTATGGTCCTTGTTCAAATTCCTATGTATAATGAAAAAGAG GTTTATCAGCTATCAATTGGAGCTGCATGTGGACTTTCATGGCCTTCTGATCGTATTATAGTACAAGTTCTTGATGATTCAACAGACCCTATAACCAAg AATTTGGTGGAAATTGAATGCCAAAGATGGGCAAGCAAAgggataaatataaaatatgaagTGAGAGATAATAGGAGTGGGTACAAAGCAGGTGCTTTAAAAGAAGGATTGAAACATTCTTATGTGAAGCAATGTGATTATGTTGCTATATTTGATGCTGATTTTCAACCTGAACCTGATTTTCTATGGCGTACAATTCCATTTCTAGTTCACAATCCTGAGCTTTCCCTTGTTCAAGCTCGTTGGAAATATG TAAATGCTGATGAATGTCTAATGACAAGAATGCAAGAAATGTCATTGGATTATCACTTCTCTGTGGAGCAAGAAGTTGGGTCTTGCACATATGCCTTTTTCGGATTTAATG GCACTGCTGGTGTTTGGAGAATTGCCGCGATAGATGAGGCTGGAGGTTGGAAGGACAGGACAACGGTCGAAGATATGGACCTCGCTGTCCGCGCCAGTCTCAAGGGATGGAAATTCTTGTTCCTCGGTTCTGTCAAG GTAAAAAATGAATTACCGAGTACATTGAAGGCCTATCGTTATCAACAGCATCGTTGGTCCTGTGGCCCAGCCAATCTCTTCAGGAAAATGTGTATGGAGATTATAAGAAATAAG AAAGTGTCTTTGTCGAAGAAGGTTTATGTGATCTACAGCTTCTTCTTTGTTAGGAAGGTCGTGGCCCATATTGTTACTTTCGTATTCTATGTTGTGGTGTTACCTGCCACTGTATTAGTACCTGAAGTTGAGGTTCCGAAGTGGGGAGCCGTTTACATTCCCGCCATCATTACGCTCCTCAATGCAGTAGGAACTCCaag GTCACTCCATTTGCTGGTATTTTGGATCCTATTTGAGAATGTCATGTCACTCCACCGAACGAAGGCCACCCTCATCGGCTTGTTGGAGGCAGGAAGAGTGAACGAATGGATCGTCACAGAGAAATTAGGGGATGCTCTCAAGTTAAAGTCAGCTGCCAAAGCATTTAGAAAGCATCGAATGAGGCTTGGTGACAG GATTCATTTGTTAGAGCTTGCAGCTGGGGCATACCTCTTCTTCTGTGGATGTTACGACATTGCCTTTGGGAATAACCACTATTTCCTCTACCTCTTCATTCAAGCGTTCGCCTTCTTCATCGTGGGATTCAGTCAAGTTGGCACGTTCATGCCCACCTCTTAG
- the LOC132058029 gene encoding uncharacterized protein LOC132058029 → MSQIDDKKETVTFRGVSHDEEGKTKVTKLETDTHNIETLKHIEKKLIDKGIHRKDRRPIDGIPLNKQSKSGHGGKFTWEGPRDVVDNILDDDVPAAIDENDPNYVDEEEEASGVEGLVVGEVAVAKVADEGVARVDVVDRISLIVRVDGKWKFVDFSS, encoded by the exons ATGAGTCAAATAGACGATAAGAAGGAAACAGTGACATTTCGAGGAGTAAGCCACGACGAAGAAGGCAAAACAAAGGTAACAAAACTCGAAACCGACACGCACAACATTGAAACCTTAAAACACATTGAAAAAAAACTTATAGACAAAGGTATACACAGAAAAGACCGTCGTCCAATAGATGGTATACCATTAAATAAGCAGTCAAAATCAGGACATGGTGGGAAATTCACATGGGAAGGACCAAGAGATGTGGTTGATAATATACTTGATGATGATGTTCCAGCTGCTATAGATGAAAATGATCCAAATTATGTTGATGAAGAGGAAGAAGCTAGTGGAGTTGAGGGTTTAGTTGTTGGAGAAGTTGCTGTTGCTAAGGTTGCTGATGAAGGTGTTGCTagagttgatgttgttgatcgt ATCTCTTTAATTGTAAGGGTTGATGGAAAGTGGAAATTTGTGGATTTTAGCAGTTGA
- the LOC132058556 gene encoding uncharacterized protein LOC132058556 — protein MKPVVHENNGKVTIKTECRANEEEGRKHVEKLELDTKNVDTVKYIEKKLTEKGVQRLERHPVDGLPLKHDPKKGHGGKYTWEGPDKEAVNELDPAPPALDEKDPNYVDEEIEDKVVKDDELSGVVVGEVDVPKLAEEGVARVDVHPNLKANN, from the exons ATGAAGCCAGTGGTACATGAAAACAATGGCAAAGTGACCATCAAAACAGAGTGCAGAGCAAATGAAGAAg aAGGAAGAAAACACGTAGAGAAATTGGAACTGGACACGAAAAATGTTGACACCGTTAAGTACATTGAAAAAAAGTTAACAGAAAAAGGGGTACAGAGATTAGAACGGCATCCAGTTGACGGGTTACCGTTAAAGCATGATCCGAAAAAGGGACACGGTGGAAAGTACACGTGGGAAGGACCCGATAAGGAAGCGGTTAATGAATTGGACCCGGCCCCACCCGCATTGGATGAGAAGGATCCGAATTATGTGGATGAAGAAATAGAAGATAAGGTGGTGAAAGATGATGAATTAAGTGGTGTTGTGGTGGGAGAAGTTGATGTGCCAAAATTGGCTGAAGAAGGTGTTGCTAGAGTTGATGTTCATCCTAATTTGAAGGCTAATAATTGA